A part of Pectobacterium cacticida genomic DNA contains:
- a CDS encoding transporter substrate-binding domain-containing protein, translating into MKKHTLAAMFIGAIATFSVITANAANVLDTILSQKNLRVAVPVDYPPYGYVGSDMKPQGVDIDIANLIGEKLGVKVTLIPVTGPNRVPYLQTGKADMTISSLGKTPERAKVIDYSIAYAPFFDAVFGRSNVKASSLDELSGKTVSVTRGSMQDEELTQLAPKAIAKRFEDNNSTITAFLSGQTELVAIGTTVAGAMRQKNPALDLELKVILSNSPCYVGMPKGQPELVNRVNEILRAAKADGTLDKISQKWLGAPAGDLPE; encoded by the coding sequence ATGAAAAAACACACGCTAGCAGCGATGTTTATTGGTGCCATAGCCACTTTCTCGGTAATAACGGCGAATGCCGCCAATGTTCTTGATACCATTTTGAGTCAGAAAAATCTTCGCGTAGCCGTGCCGGTTGATTACCCGCCATATGGCTATGTCGGCAGCGATATGAAACCACAAGGCGTGGATATCGATATTGCTAACCTAATAGGTGAAAAACTCGGCGTTAAAGTGACATTAATTCCCGTGACGGGCCCCAATCGGGTGCCTTATTTGCAAACGGGTAAAGCCGATATGACGATTTCATCACTGGGGAAAACGCCAGAACGCGCTAAGGTGATTGATTACAGTATCGCTTATGCCCCTTTTTTTGATGCGGTATTTGGTCGCAGCAATGTAAAAGCCAGCTCGCTTGATGAATTGAGTGGCAAAACCGTTTCCGTGACCCGTGGTTCCATGCAGGATGAAGAATTGACGCAACTGGCACCCAAGGCCATCGCCAAACGCTTCGAAGATAACAACAGCACCATTACTGCATTCCTTTCCGGCCAGACCGAGTTAGTCGCTATTGGTACGACCGTCGCGGGAGCGATGCGTCAGAAGAATCCGGCGCTGGATCTTGAACTGAAGGTGATCTTATCGAATTCACCCTGTTATGTCGGCATGCCAAAGGGGCAACCAGAATTGGTTAATCGGGTTAATGAAATCTTACGGGCCGCTAAAGCCGATGGGACGCTGGATAAAATTTCCCAAAAATGGTTGGGCGCTCCCGCGGGCGATCTGCCGGAGTAA
- a CDS encoding agmatinase — MVAYKPELTTPPKHGHKSLLYSDVVTDLSTLDSVDIVVLGIPYGSPYSIDEVSNDQSNGPTAVRQATDRAVRSIERYDFDIGGPLMDNQPIRMVDVGDIAGDARDLGQHYAAAEAVVRKIIALGGMPLVIGGDHGVPIPVLRALDTLGPITLIHIDAHLDWREEVNGVTDGYSSPIRRASEMAHIGEIFQIGLRANGSARQEEVDAALAYGAHLIPAHQLHDEGVEAILSRIPDGGNYYITMDADGIDPTIMPAVNGPALGGVTYGEARKIIHGLVKKGRVVGMDIVEITPKKDVNNITAITACRFFVNLIGMAVRAGYFKK, encoded by the coding sequence ATGGTTGCCTATAAACCTGAATTAACGACACCGCCAAAACATGGTCATAAGAGTTTGCTGTATTCTGACGTAGTGACCGATTTATCGACGCTCGATAGCGTGGATATTGTTGTGCTGGGAATCCCGTATGGATCGCCCTATTCCATTGACGAGGTTAGCAATGATCAGAGCAATGGGCCAACGGCGGTTCGCCAGGCAACGGATCGCGCGGTTCGCAGCATTGAGCGTTATGACTTTGATATCGGCGGCCCACTTATGGATAACCAACCTATCCGTATGGTGGATGTGGGCGACATCGCAGGTGATGCCCGCGATTTAGGCCAGCATTATGCGGCGGCTGAAGCGGTCGTACGTAAAATCATCGCGCTGGGAGGAATGCCGTTAGTTATCGGCGGCGATCATGGTGTCCCGATTCCGGTACTGCGCGCGTTAGACACGCTTGGCCCGATCACCTTGATTCATATTGATGCACACCTTGACTGGCGTGAAGAGGTCAATGGCGTAACCGATGGGTATTCCAGCCCGATTCGACGGGCGTCGGAAATGGCGCATATCGGCGAAATTTTTCAGATTGGCCTTCGCGCCAATGGATCGGCTCGCCAGGAGGAAGTTGATGCGGCGCTGGCATATGGTGCGCATCTGATTCCGGCTCATCAGCTTCATGACGAAGGGGTAGAAGCGATTTTGAGTCGTATTCCCGATGGCGGAAATTATTACATTACCATGGATGCCGACGGTATCGACCCAACGATAATGCCTGCCGTTAATGGCCCGGCTTTAGGCGGCGTCACTTACGGAGAAGCGAGAAAAATAATCCATGGCCTGGTTAAAAAAGGTCGGGTTGTGGGTATGGATATTGTCGAAATTACACCTAAAAAAGATGTGAACAATATTACTGCGATTACCGCATGCCGTTTTTTCGTCAATTTAATTGGAATGGCAGTTCGCGCTGGATATTTCAAAAAATAA
- a CDS encoding MurR/RpiR family transcriptional regulator yields the protein MDHLALCQQLKQTFDALPKQERLAASFVLDHPQEVAVMSMREQARLAGIPPSTMTRLAKRLGLSGYDEIRQIFANAIQVKGYEYGSRVPALVEMKRKMGESSLVLDLANATISHIQTLCQDENLASIVRAAKILAEGRIIYCLGLRSSFAVVFHFTHISAYFQENIHLIDGAGESGAMSLMRNIGAKDVLLVCSLSPYSRRAVSISRYLAKQKVKIIAITDNASSPVARIASETILVKKQTTSFFDTITPAFLVSELLVALLAASAKVNVRESVNRTEDTLWEMGEWWSLN from the coding sequence ATGGATCATCTTGCGCTATGCCAGCAATTAAAGCAGACCTTCGATGCGTTACCGAAGCAGGAACGTCTGGCGGCGAGCTTTGTGCTGGATCATCCGCAAGAAGTCGCGGTGATGTCAATGCGTGAACAAGCACGGTTGGCAGGGATTCCGCCGTCGACGATGACCCGTCTGGCGAAACGGTTGGGGTTGTCGGGCTACGATGAAATTCGCCAGATTTTCGCCAACGCGATTCAGGTGAAAGGGTATGAATATGGCTCCCGTGTCCCTGCATTGGTGGAAATGAAGCGAAAGATGGGGGAAAGCTCTCTGGTGCTGGATTTAGCCAACGCCACAATATCGCATATTCAAACACTGTGTCAGGATGAGAATCTGGCGTCGATTGTGCGTGCAGCGAAGATTTTAGCAGAAGGACGAATTATTTATTGTCTTGGGTTGCGTTCATCTTTCGCCGTGGTATTTCATTTCACGCATATCTCTGCCTATTTTCAGGAAAATATTCATTTAATTGATGGTGCTGGAGAAAGTGGCGCCATGTCATTGATGAGAAATATTGGCGCTAAAGATGTTTTATTAGTCTGTAGCTTATCGCCCTATTCCCGTCGAGCGGTATCCATCAGTCGGTATTTAGCAAAACAAAAAGTTAAAATTATTGCCATTACTGATAATGCCAGTTCACCGGTAGCGCGCATTGCCAGCGAAACCATTTTAGTAAAAAAACAAACTACGTCATTTTTCGATACGATTACGCCTGCATTTTTAGTGAGTGAATTACTCGTGGCGTTATTAGCCGCTAGCGCAAAAGTGAATGTGCGAGAATCTGTTAATCGTACCGAAGATACATTATGGGAAATGGGTGAGTGGTGGAGTCTGAATTAA
- a CDS encoding PLP-dependent aminotransferase family protein, giving the protein MTRYQHLAELLAQRIEQGLYRSGERLPSVRALSTEHGVSISTVQQAYHLLETRRLVMPQPRSGYFVAPRKATPPVPALTRPAQRPVEVTHWDSVLELFNSRLSPTLCNLGGGMPDVDQSSLTPLWRSMSRLCQRRDPRVLSYGDMYGARELREQVARMAVDSGCQLTEDDIVMTTGCQEALFVAVRSICQSGDIVAVESPTFPGTLQLLRGLGIKLIEIPTDAVTGISLEALALALEQWPVKALLLVPNCNNPLGFIMPETRKKALLTLAQQYDLAIIEDDAYGELVYDYPRPRTLKSFDNEGRVLLCSSFSKTIAPGLRVGWIAPGRYLARVLHMKYTSTGYAVTHTQLAAAEFLAQGHYQPHRRRMCAAYKANMEMFICHIREYFPCGICVSRPQGGFLLWVEFPEPFDALRLNAIVRQSGIQVAAGSLFSAAGKYRNCMRMNYALPLTEEKKRILSVVGCAAQQLLDEA; this is encoded by the coding sequence ATGACGCGTTATCAACATCTCGCTGAACTGCTGGCGCAGCGAATCGAGCAGGGGTTATACCGAAGCGGAGAGCGCCTGCCTTCCGTTCGGGCATTGAGCACAGAACATGGCGTGAGTATCAGTACCGTACAGCAAGCTTACCACCTGCTGGAAACCCGACGGTTGGTTATGCCACAGCCGCGTTCGGGGTATTTTGTCGCGCCGCGTAAAGCGACGCCGCCCGTGCCCGCGTTGACGCGTCCGGCTCAGCGGCCGGTTGAAGTCACTCATTGGGATTCGGTTTTGGAGCTGTTTAATTCTCGTCTCAGTCCCACGTTGTGTAATCTTGGCGGCGGGATGCCAGATGTGGATCAATCGTCACTTACGCCATTGTGGCGATCGATGAGTCGCTTATGCCAGCGTCGAGATCCACGCGTGCTGAGTTATGGTGATATGTATGGTGCGAGAGAGCTGCGTGAACAGGTAGCGAGAATGGCGGTGGACAGCGGCTGTCAATTAACCGAAGACGACATCGTAATGACAACCGGATGTCAGGAAGCGCTATTTGTTGCGGTGCGATCGATTTGTCAATCGGGTGATATCGTAGCGGTAGAATCGCCCACGTTTCCTGGGACTTTGCAGTTACTACGTGGTTTAGGGATCAAACTGATCGAGATTCCAACCGATGCCGTAACGGGGATCAGCTTAGAAGCACTGGCGCTGGCGCTGGAACAATGGCCGGTTAAAGCGCTGCTGCTCGTGCCGAACTGCAATAATCCGCTGGGTTTTATCATGCCAGAGACGCGTAAAAAGGCTTTGCTGACTCTGGCGCAACAATACGATTTAGCGATTATTGAGGATGATGCCTATGGTGAGCTAGTCTACGATTATCCACGCCCAAGGACGTTAAAATCATTCGATAACGAAGGCCGCGTACTGTTATGCAGCTCATTTTCCAAAACGATTGCACCTGGCTTGCGTGTCGGCTGGATAGCGCCAGGCCGTTATCTGGCTCGTGTTCTGCACATGAAATATACCAGCACGGGCTATGCCGTGACGCATACGCAATTGGCAGCCGCCGAGTTCCTCGCTCAAGGACATTATCAACCGCACCGGCGACGTATGTGCGCGGCCTATAAAGCCAACATGGAGATGTTTATCTGCCATATCAGGGAATATTTCCCGTGTGGCATTTGCGTCAGTCGCCCACAGGGGGGATTTTTACTGTGGGTAGAATTTCCTGAACCGTTTGATGCTTTACGTCTAAATGCTATCGTGCGCCAATCTGGGATTCAGGTTGCAGCGGGCTCACTCTTTTCGGCCGCGGGAAAATATCGCAACTGTATGCGTATGAATTATGCATTGCCGCTAACAGAAGAAAAGAAGCGTATTTTGTCGGTGGTTGGCTGTGCCGCGCAACAACTGCTCGACGAGGCATAA
- a CDS encoding DUF1127 domain-containing protein, translating to MQSHENRSQKPFRKSALWRSLTFPFRRWKAWRIRMHTVKMLRNMSDERLKDIGLNRSDLDQFR from the coding sequence ATGCAATCTCACGAGAATCGATCACAAAAACCGTTTCGCAAGTCAGCACTTTGGCGCAGTCTTACCTTTCCGTTCCGTCGGTGGAAAGCCTGGCGAATAAGGATGCATACAGTAAAAATGCTACGAAATATGAGTGATGAACGACTAAAAGATATCGGCCTGAATCGTAGCGATCTCGACCAATTTAGGTAG
- the shiA gene encoding shikimate transporter — protein MNSSITPACTQPDGLLPHQGNADISSEINNKQLAINLRRRARRAAWGSFVGAVVDWYDFLLYGIVAALVFNSEFFPQVSPTMGTLAAFATFGVGFLFRPLGGMVFGHFGDKLGRKRMLMITVWMMGISTALIGLLPSFDSIGWWAPVLLVTLRAIQGFAVGGEWGGAALLAVESAPKKKKAFYSSGVQVGFGVGLLLATGSVSVVSHLTTNEEFIQWGWRLPFLFSLILVAIAWWVRNGMDESQEFEANKTQTEKAQKRRSLPIMDALRQNPKAFLLIIALRLGELLTMYIVTAFALNYSTTHLGLSRDIFLNIGLLVGAISCVSIPFFAYLADSFGRRRIYVTGALIGAMSAVPFFLALESHNTLMILFFAIMLANIAHDMIVSVQQPMFTELFGTAYRYSGAGVGYQVASVVGGGFTPFIAVLLVQYMDGAWYAVAAYLTVGCLLSAIVGMRMTVKSTDALSD, from the coding sequence ATGAACTCTTCAATTACGCCAGCATGCACTCAGCCCGATGGTTTATTACCGCATCAGGGTAACGCTGATATATCTAGTGAAATCAATAATAAACAGTTGGCTATAAATTTACGTCGTCGGGCGCGCCGCGCCGCATGGGGAAGTTTTGTTGGCGCAGTTGTTGATTGGTATGATTTTCTACTGTACGGAATTGTTGCCGCTCTGGTTTTTAATAGTGAATTTTTCCCTCAGGTTAGCCCAACAATGGGAACGCTAGCGGCATTTGCTACGTTCGGCGTCGGGTTTTTGTTCCGTCCGCTTGGTGGAATGGTATTTGGGCATTTCGGGGACAAACTGGGCCGTAAACGGATGTTGATGATTACGGTTTGGATGATGGGGATTTCCACTGCGCTGATTGGACTATTGCCGTCGTTTGATTCTATTGGCTGGTGGGCGCCAGTGCTGCTGGTCACGCTGCGAGCCATTCAGGGATTCGCGGTCGGCGGGGAATGGGGCGGAGCGGCGCTATTGGCGGTAGAAAGCGCGCCTAAGAAAAAAAAGGCCTTTTACAGCAGTGGCGTACAGGTGGGGTTTGGTGTCGGGCTATTGCTGGCTACCGGGTCGGTATCGGTAGTAAGCCATCTGACTACCAATGAGGAATTCATCCAATGGGGATGGCGTTTGCCGTTCTTATTTAGCCTGATATTGGTTGCCATCGCCTGGTGGGTGCGCAATGGGATGGATGAATCTCAGGAGTTTGAGGCGAATAAAACCCAGACAGAAAAGGCGCAAAAACGGCGTTCGCTTCCCATTATGGATGCACTGCGCCAGAATCCGAAAGCTTTCCTACTGATTATTGCGCTACGATTAGGCGAGTTGCTGACGATGTATATCGTTACCGCGTTTGCCCTCAATTATTCGACAACGCACCTTGGTCTATCGCGCGATATTTTTCTGAATATCGGGCTTCTGGTAGGGGCGATAAGCTGCGTGTCGATTCCTTTTTTTGCTTATTTGGCCGACAGCTTTGGCCGGCGTCGCATCTATGTAACGGGCGCGTTGATTGGCGCAATGAGTGCGGTGCCATTCTTTTTGGCGCTAGAAAGCCATAACACGCTCATGATTCTGTTCTTTGCCATCATGCTGGCGAATATAGCCCACGATATGATCGTAAGCGTACAACAGCCGATGTTTACCGAGCTATTTGGTACGGCGTATCGCTATAGTGGAGCGGGTGTGGGTTATCAGGTGGCCAGCGTGGTCGGCGGTGGATTTACGCCGTTTATCGCGGTTCTGCTGGTACAGTATATGGATGGGGCGTGGTATGCGGTAGCGGCGTATCTGACTGTTGGCTGCTTATTGTCGGCGATAGTCGGTATGCGGATGACGGTAAAATCGACGGATGCCTTGTCTGATTAA
- the rpoC gene encoding DNA-directed RNA polymerase subunit beta', which translates to MKDLLKFLKAQTKTEEFDAIKIALASPDMIRSWSFGEVKKPETINYRTFKPERDGLFCARIFGPVKDYECLCGKYKRLKHRGVICEKCGVEVTQTKVRRERMGHIELASPTAHIWFLKSLPSRIGLLLDMPLRDIERVLYFESYVVIEGGMTNLERRQILTEEQYLDALEEFGDEFDAKMGAEAIQALLKNMDLEQECEQLREELTETNSETKRKKLTKRIKLLEAFVQSGNKPEWMILTVLPVLPPDLRPLVPLDGGRFATSDLNDLYRRVINRNNRLKRLLDLAAPDIIVRNEKRMLQEAVDALLDNGRRGRAITGSNKRPLKSLADMIKGKQGRFRQNLLGKRVDYSGRSVITVGPYLRLHQCGLPKKMALELFKPFIYGKLELRGLATTIKAAKKMVEREEAVVWDILDEVIREHPVLLNRAPTLHRLGIQAFEPVLIEGKAIQLHPLVCAAYNADFDGDQMAVHVPLTLEAQLEARALMMSTNNILSPANGEPIIVPSQDVVLGLYYMTRDCVNAKGEGMVLTGPKEAERVYRAGLASLHARVKVRITEEIKTIEGEVTHRTSLIDTTVGRAILWMIVPKGLPFSIVNQPLGKKAISKMLNTCYRILGLKPTVIFADQIMYTGFAYAARSGASVGIDDMVIPAKKAGIIEEAETEVAEIQEQFQSGLVTAGERYNKVIDIWAAANERVAKAMMENLSVEDVVNRDGVVEQQVSFNSIFMMADSGARGSAAQIRQLAGMRGLMAKPDGSIIETPITANFREGLNVLQYFISTHGARKGLADTALKTANSGYLTRRLVDVAQDLVVTEDDCGTHEGIMMTPVIEGGDVKEPLRERVLGRVTAEDVIKPGTADILVPRNTLLNEQWCDLLEENSVDAVKVRSVVSCETDFGVCAKCYGRDLARGHIINKGEAIGVIAAQSIGEPGTQLTMRTFHIGGAASRAAAESSIQVKNKGSLKLINAKFVMNSNNKLVITSRNTELKLIDEFGRTKESYKVPYGAVMAKGDGAEVNGGETVANWDPHTMPVITEVSGNIRFTDMIDGQTITRQTDELTGLSSIVVLDSAERTGSGKDLRPALKIVDDKGEDVLIPGTDMPAQYFLPGKAIVQLEDGVKISSGDTLARIPQESGGTKDITGGLPRVADLFEARRPKEPAILAEISGIISFGKETKGKRRLVITPVDGSEPYEEMIPKWRQLNVFEGEMVERGDVVSDGPESPHDILRLRGVHAVTRYITNEVQEVYRLQGVKINDKHIEVIVRQMLRKGTIVSAGSTEFLEGEQAEVSRIKIANRQLEAEGKIPATYSRDLLGITKASLATESFISAASFQETTRVLTEAAVAGKRDELRGLKENVIVGRLIPAGTGYAYHQDRMRRRQSGETPVAPQVSADEASANLAELLNAGFGSSDDK; encoded by the coding sequence GTGAAAGACTTATTAAAGTTTCTGAAAGCGCAAACTAAAACCGAAGAGTTTGATGCGATCAAAATTGCGCTGGCCTCGCCAGACATGATCCGTTCCTGGTCTTTTGGTGAAGTCAAAAAACCAGAAACCATCAATTACCGTACGTTCAAGCCTGAACGTGACGGCCTTTTTTGCGCCCGTATCTTTGGGCCAGTAAAAGACTATGAGTGCCTGTGCGGTAAATACAAGCGCTTGAAACACCGCGGTGTCATTTGTGAAAAGTGCGGTGTTGAAGTTACCCAAACTAAAGTACGCCGTGAGCGTATGGGCCACATCGAACTGGCCTCCCCGACTGCGCACATCTGGTTCCTGAAGTCGCTGCCATCGCGTATCGGTTTACTGCTGGATATGCCGCTGCGTGATATCGAGCGGGTGCTGTATTTTGAATCTTATGTTGTGATTGAAGGCGGCATGACCAACCTTGAGCGCCGTCAGATCCTGACTGAAGAGCAGTATCTGGATGCGCTGGAAGAGTTCGGTGATGAATTCGACGCAAAAATGGGTGCCGAAGCCATCCAAGCCCTGCTGAAGAATATGGACCTGGAGCAGGAATGCGAGCAGTTGCGCGAGGAGCTGACCGAAACCAACTCCGAAACCAAACGTAAGAAGCTGACAAAGCGCATTAAGCTACTGGAAGCGTTCGTTCAATCTGGTAACAAGCCGGAATGGATGATCTTGACCGTTTTGCCAGTGCTGCCACCCGATCTGCGTCCATTAGTTCCGCTGGATGGTGGTCGTTTTGCAACGTCTGACCTGAACGATCTGTATCGTCGCGTAATTAACCGTAACAACCGTTTGAAACGTCTGCTGGATCTGGCGGCGCCGGATATCATTGTCCGTAACGAAAAGCGTATGTTGCAGGAAGCGGTTGATGCACTGTTAGATAATGGTCGTCGCGGTCGTGCGATCACCGGTTCTAACAAACGTCCCCTGAAATCCTTAGCCGATATGATTAAGGGTAAGCAGGGTCGTTTCCGTCAGAACCTGCTCGGTAAGCGTGTTGACTACTCCGGTCGTTCTGTCATCACCGTTGGTCCATACCTGCGTCTGCACCAGTGTGGTTTGCCGAAGAAAATGGCCCTGGAACTGTTCAAACCATTCATCTACGGCAAGCTGGAGCTGCGTGGTCTTGCTACCACGATTAAAGCCGCCAAGAAAATGGTTGAGCGTGAAGAAGCCGTCGTATGGGATATCCTGGACGAAGTCATCCGTGAACATCCAGTATTACTGAACCGTGCACCAACACTGCACCGTTTGGGTATTCAGGCATTTGAACCGGTACTGATCGAAGGTAAAGCTATCCAGTTGCACCCACTGGTTTGTGCGGCCTATAACGCCGACTTCGACGGTGACCAGATGGCTGTGCACGTACCGCTGACGTTGGAAGCCCAGTTGGAAGCGCGTGCGTTAATGATGTCGACCAACAACATCCTGTCTCCGGCGAATGGTGAGCCAATCATCGTTCCTTCTCAGGACGTAGTATTAGGTCTGTACTACATGACGCGTGACTGTGTTAACGCCAAGGGCGAAGGCATGGTGCTTACGGGGCCGAAGGAAGCTGAACGTGTCTATCGTGCTGGTCTGGCTTCACTGCATGCGCGCGTCAAAGTGCGAATCACCGAAGAAATCAAGACCATCGAAGGTGAGGTCACTCACCGTACATCGCTGATTGATACGACGGTCGGTCGCGCCATTCTCTGGATGATCGTGCCGAAGGGGTTGCCATTTTCAATCGTCAACCAGCCGCTGGGCAAGAAAGCGATCTCCAAAATGCTCAATACCTGTTACCGCATTTTGGGCTTGAAACCAACGGTTATCTTTGCCGACCAGATCATGTACACCGGCTTTGCTTACGCCGCGCGCTCTGGCGCTTCCGTCGGTATCGATGACATGGTTATCCCAGCTAAGAAGGCGGGGATCATCGAAGAAGCCGAAACCGAGGTCGCTGAGATCCAGGAGCAGTTCCAATCTGGTTTGGTGACGGCGGGTGAACGTTATAACAAAGTGATCGATATTTGGGCGGCGGCGAACGAACGTGTTGCTAAAGCGATGATGGAAAACCTGTCCGTTGAGGATGTGGTTAACCGTGATGGCGTTGTTGAGCAACAGGTGTCTTTCAACAGTATCTTTATGATGGCTGACTCCGGCGCGCGTGGTTCTGCGGCACAGATACGTCAGTTGGCCGGGATGCGTGGTTTGATGGCGAAACCCGATGGTTCCATCATCGAAACGCCGATTACCGCGAACTTCCGTGAAGGTCTGAACGTACTCCAGTACTTCATCTCGACGCACGGTGCGCGTAAAGGTTTGGCGGATACGGCACTGAAAACGGCGAACTCCGGTTATCTGACGCGCCGTCTGGTTGACGTTGCGCAGGATCTTGTCGTTACCGAAGACGATTGTGGTACCCACGAAGGTATTATGATGACGCCAGTGATCGAGGGTGGTGATGTTAAAGAACCACTGCGTGAGCGTGTTCTGGGGCGTGTGACGGCTGAAGACGTCATCAAACCGGGTACAGCGGACATTCTGGTGCCACGTAACACCTTGCTGAATGAACAGTGGTGTGACTTGCTGGAAGAGAATTCCGTTGACGCCGTCAAAGTGCGTTCAGTAGTGAGTTGCGAAACGGACTTCGGCGTTTGTGCCAAATGTTACGGGCGTGACCTGGCTCGTGGCCATATCATCAACAAGGGTGAGGCCATCGGGGTCATCGCGGCACAGTCCATCGGTGAACCGGGTACACAGTTAACCATGCGTACGTTCCACATCGGTGGTGCGGCATCGCGTGCGGCGGCTGAATCCAGCATTCAGGTGAAGAACAAGGGTAGCCTGAAACTGATAAACGCCAAATTCGTTATGAACAGCAACAATAAATTGGTGATTACTTCACGTAATACCGAATTGAAACTGATTGATGAATTTGGGCGTACGAAAGAAAGCTATAAAGTTCCTTACGGTGCGGTTATGGCCAAAGGCGATGGTGCCGAGGTTAACGGCGGTGAAACCGTCGCTAACTGGGATCCGCATACCATGCCTGTCATCACGGAAGTGAGCGGTAACATTCGTTTCACCGACATGATCGATGGCCAGACGATTACGCGTCAGACCGATGAACTGACCGGCTTGTCTTCTATCGTGGTTCTGGATAGCGCAGAGCGTACCGGTAGTGGTAAAGACCTGCGCCCGGCGCTGAAAATCGTTGATGATAAAGGCGAAGATGTTCTGATCCCTGGTACTGACATGCCAGCGCAGTACTTCCTGCCGGGTAAAGCGATCGTCCAATTGGAAGATGGCGTGAAAATCAGCAGCGGTGATACGTTGGCGCGTATTCCTCAGGAATCTGGCGGTACCAAGGATATTACCGGTGGTCTGCCACGCGTAGCCGATCTGTTCGAAGCGCGTCGTCCGAAAGAGCCGGCTATTCTGGCAGAGATCAGCGGTATCATTTCCTTCGGTAAGGAAACTAAGGGCAAACGTCGTCTGGTGATCACCCCGGTTGACGGTAGTGAGCCTTACGAAGAGATGATTCCAAAATGGCGTCAGCTCAACGTGTTCGAAGGTGAAATGGTCGAGCGCGGCGATGTGGTTTCCGATGGTCCAGAGTCTCCGCACGATATTCTGCGTCTGCGTGGTGTACATGCGGTTACGCGTTATATCACCAACGAAGTGCAGGAAGTCTACCGTCTGCAAGGCGTTAAGATTAACGATAAGCACATCGAGGTCATCGTTCGCCAGATGCTGCGTAAAGGGACTATCGTTAGCGCAGGCAGCACGGAATTCCTCGAAGGCGAACAGGCGGAAGTGTCTCGTATCAAGATCGCCAACCGTCAGTTGGAAGCGGAAGGTAAGATCCCGGCAACGTACAGTCGCGATCTGCTGGGGATTACCAAAGCGTCTCTGGCGACCGAGTCCTTCATTTCTGCGGCATCGTTCCAGGAAACCACGCGCGTATTGACCGAAGCGGCGGTAGCCGGTAAACGTGATGAGCTGAGAGGCTTGAAAGAGAACGTTATCGTAGGTCGTCTGATCCCTGCGGGTACGGGTTATGCGTATCATCAGGATCGCATGCGTCGTCGTCAGTCCGGGGAAACGCCAGTCGCACCTCAGGTGAGTGCCGATGAAGCGTCTGCTAACCTGGCTGAGCTGTTGAACGCAGGTTTTGGTAGCAGTGACGACAAGTAA